A portion of the Pseudorasbora parva isolate DD20220531a chromosome 1, ASM2467924v1, whole genome shotgun sequence genome contains these proteins:
- the en2a gene encoding homeobox protein engrailed-2a, with product MDENEQSARDAEQRGAADESNSAIRPLLQAPGNLQLPHRITNFFIDNILRPDFGRKKEANITRDEGNHGARENHNPTGPSTGQVGSTVPAEGTSTTHTSSGGKKAEIESEEPLKPRGENVDQCLGSESDSSQSNSNGHPSQSMLWPAWVYCTRYSDRPSSGPRSRKPKKKNASKEDKRPRTAFTAEQLQRLKAEFQSNRYLTEQRRQSLAQELGLNESQIKIWFQNKRAKIKKASGTKNGLALHLMAQGLYNHSTTSKEDKSDSD from the exons ATGGATGAGAATGAGCAGAGCGCAAGAGACGCGGAACAGCGAGGAGCAGCGGACGAGTCCAACAGTGCCATACGACCCCTTCTGCAAGCTCCAGGGAACCTGCAGCTCCCGCACCGAATCACAAACTTCTTCATCGATAATATCCTGCGGCCGGACTTTGGCCGTAAGAAAGAAGCGAACATCACACGCGATGAGGGCAATCACGGCGCTCGAGAAAATCACAACCCTACGGGTCCTAGCACGGGACAGGTGGGAAGTACTGTTCCAGCAGAGGGAACTTCGACAACGCATACGAGCAGCGGAGGAAAGAAGGCTGAGATAGAGAGCGAAGAGCCCCTGAAGCCCCGCGGGGAGAATGTGGATCAGTGCCTGGGTTCAGAATCGGATAGTTCACAGAGCAATTCAAACGGACACCCTAGTCAGTCTATGCTGTGGCCCGCTTGGGTTTACTGCACACGCTACTCGGACAGGCCGTCGTCAG GTCCCAGATCTCGTAAACCAAAGAAGAAAAACGCAAGTAAGGAGGACAAACGACCACGCACGGCCTTCACTGCGGAACAGCTCCAGAGACTCAAGGCCGAGTTCCAGTCCAACCGCTACCTGACCGAGCAGCGACGACAGAGTCTGGCGCAGGAACTGGGCCTCAATGAATCTCAGATCAAAATCTGGTTTCAGAATAAGCGGGCAAAAATCAAAAAAGCCAGCGGCACCAAGAACGGTCTGGCATTACACCTGATGGCGCAGGGACTGTACAACCACAGCACCACGTCAAAGGAAGACAAATCAGACAGTGACTGA